One genomic segment of Streptomyces liangshanensis includes these proteins:
- a CDS encoding lysylphosphatidylglycerol synthase domain-containing protein, translating to MQPPAAADTSGAESRPDASTGPRPGRSTDDGRARAHSGPGPGTGPGSGANPASGSGAGSNAGAGAGTGAGEGSGSGSRSEPSHSPATPQEPRTSPSPSAPPAPSDPSNPSTPSAPSAPSDSPAPRAEHTGATRSDAREDTGTDPGKDTDTTADDEAGGATRVDRLSGDEPLLAARVHRPSDLLRLLIGLLAIGLVIGLSAFAHGTTAGLEQDISKGTGQAPDLMVKLAGLASSIAVLLVPVAFAIERLIKRDGLRIADGVLAAVLAHGVTLATDLWVARAAPESIQEALTRPQLGAGLTDPVHGYLAPVIAYMTAVGMARRPRWRVVLWVVLLLDAFAMLVAGYTTPFSIILTVLIGWTVAYGTLYTVGSPNVRPTGQTLMAGLRRVGFRPISAMRAEDVPDSAEQGDRGRRYFVPLEDGSPLDVTVVDREQQAQGFFYRVWRQLTLRSITTRRSIPSLRQALEQEALLAYAAIAAGANAPKLIATSELGPDAVMLVYEHLGGRSLDALADDEITDELVRSAWRQVSALQSRRIAHRRLTGDALVVDRSGRVVLTELRGGEIAAGDVVLRMDTAQLLTTLGLRVGAERSVAAGVEVLGPDAIADSLPLLQPIALSRSTRATLRRLARERAQRERDAVLKASEANKRARLEEAQAHAAHTAEGTARAAADGEGARRAVRKSLRAEKQAEKRAIDDALDEAREEDLLSQIRQQVLLIRPQAPVEPVRLERIKPRTLLSFIAGAVAAYFLLTQITQVDFGTVVGEAHWGWVAAAAAFSALSYVAASMSLLGFVPERVSFKRTVEAQVAGSFVKIVAPAAVGGVALNTRFLQRSGVRPGLAVASVGASQLFGLGAHIVLLLSFGYLTGTEKTASLTPSRTVIAGLLTVAVLVLVVTAIPFLRKFVVTRLRSLFAGVVPRMLDVLQQPMKLLTGIGGMLLLTGTFVMCLDASIRAFDNGNQQLSYASIAVVFLAGNALGSAAPTPGGVGAVEGALTLGLLAVGLPKEVAAPAVLLFRLMTLWLPVLPGWVSFNHLTRKGAL from the coding sequence GTGCAGCCACCTGCGGCGGCGGACACTTCAGGGGCTGAGTCGCGCCCCGACGCGTCCACCGGGCCGCGCCCCGGACGGTCCACCGACGACGGCCGGGCGAGGGCACACTCGGGCCCGGGCCCCGGCACGGGTCCTGGGTCCGGCGCGAACCCCGCGTCGGGCTCGGGCGCCGGGTCGAACGCGGGCGCCGGGGCGGGCACAGGGGCCGGCGAGGGGTCCGGTTCCGGCTCACGGTCCGAGCCGTCCCACAGTCCCGCGACGCCGCAAGAACCCCGCACCTCCCCGTCACCGTCAGCACCGCCCGCCCCCTCGGACCCTTCGAACCCCTCGACCCCGTCCGCCCCCTCGGCCCCGTCCGACTCCCCCGCGCCCCGCGCCGAACACACCGGAGCCACCCGCTCCGACGCGCGCGAGGACACCGGCACGGACCCCGGCAAGGACACCGACACCACCGCCGACGACGAGGCCGGCGGCGCCACCCGCGTCGACCGCCTCTCCGGCGACGAACCGCTCCTCGCCGCCCGCGTGCACCGCCCCTCCGACCTGCTCCGCCTGCTGATCGGCCTGCTCGCCATCGGCCTGGTCATCGGCCTCTCCGCCTTCGCCCACGGCACCACCGCCGGCCTCGAACAGGACATCAGCAAGGGCACCGGCCAGGCCCCCGACCTGATGGTCAAGCTGGCGGGCCTGGCGTCGTCCATCGCCGTCCTCCTGGTCCCCGTCGCCTTCGCCATCGAACGGCTGATCAAACGGGACGGCCTGCGCATCGCCGACGGCGTGCTCGCCGCCGTCCTCGCGCACGGCGTCACCCTCGCCACCGACCTCTGGGTCGCCAGGGCCGCGCCGGAATCCATCCAGGAGGCGCTGACCAGACCCCAGCTCGGCGCCGGCCTCACCGACCCCGTACACGGCTATCTCGCGCCCGTCATCGCTTACATGACGGCCGTCGGGATGGCCCGCAGACCCCGCTGGCGGGTCGTCCTGTGGGTGGTGCTGCTGCTCGACGCCTTCGCCATGCTGGTCGCCGGCTACACCACCCCGTTCTCGATCATCCTCACCGTCCTGATCGGCTGGACCGTCGCGTACGGCACGCTCTACACCGTCGGTTCGCCCAACGTCCGCCCCACGGGCCAGACGCTGATGGCGGGTCTGCGGCGGGTGGGGTTCCGCCCGATCAGCGCCATGCGCGCCGAGGACGTGCCCGACTCCGCCGAGCAGGGCGACCGGGGCCGCCGCTACTTCGTCCCCCTGGAGGACGGTTCCCCGCTCGACGTCACCGTCGTGGACCGCGAACAGCAGGCACAGGGCTTCTTCTACCGGGTGTGGCGGCAGCTGACCCTGCGCTCCATCACCACCCGCAGATCCATCCCCTCCCTGCGCCAGGCCCTCGAACAGGAAGCCCTGCTCGCGTACGCCGCCATCGCCGCCGGCGCCAACGCCCCCAAACTCATCGCCACCTCGGAGCTGGGCCCCGACGCCGTCATGCTCGTGTACGAGCACCTGGGCGGCCGGTCCCTGGACGCGCTGGCCGACGACGAGATCACCGACGAGCTGGTACGCAGTGCCTGGCGCCAGGTCAGCGCGCTCCAGTCGCGCCGTATCGCGCACCGCAGGCTCACCGGCGACGCCTTGGTGGTGGATCGTTCCGGCAGGGTGGTCCTCACCGAGCTGCGCGGCGGCGAGATCGCGGCCGGTGACGTCGTCCTGAGGATGGACACCGCCCAGCTGCTCACGACCCTGGGGTTGCGGGTCGGCGCGGAGCGCTCGGTCGCCGCCGGGGTCGAGGTGCTGGGCCCCGACGCGATCGCGGACAGCCTGCCGCTGCTCCAGCCGATCGCGCTGAGCCGCTCCACGCGCGCGACGCTGCGCCGTCTCGCGCGCGAGCGCGCGCAGCGGGAGCGGGACGCCGTGCTCAAGGCGTCGGAGGCGAACAAGCGCGCCCGGCTGGAGGAGGCCCAGGCGCACGCGGCGCACACCGCCGAGGGCACGGCCCGCGCGGCCGCCGACGGCGAGGGTGCCCGGCGGGCCGTACGCAAGTCCCTGCGGGCCGAGAAGCAGGCGGAGAAGCGGGCGATAGACGACGCGCTGGACGAGGCCCGCGAGGAGGACCTGCTCTCCCAGATCCGCCAGCAGGTGCTGCTGATCAGGCCGCAGGCGCCGGTGGAACCGGTGCGCCTCGAACGGATCAAGCCCCGCACGCTGCTCAGCTTCATCGCCGGCGCGGTCGCCGCGTACTTCCTGCTCACGCAGATCACCCAGGTCGACTTCGGCACGGTCGTCGGCGAGGCGCACTGGGGCTGGGTGGCCGCCGCGGCGGCGTTCTCGGCGCTCAGTTACGTCGCCGCCTCGATGAGCCTGCTGGGCTTCGTACCGGAGCGGGTGTCGTTCAAACGGACCGTGGAGGCGCAGGTCGCCGGGTCCTTCGTGAAGATCGTCGCCCCGGCGGCGGTCGGCGGGGTCGCGCTCAACACGCGCTTCCTGCAACGGTCGGGGGTCCGGCCGGGGCTCGCCGTCGCGAGCGTGGGCGCCTCGCAGCTCTTCGGGCTCGGCGCGCACATCGTGCTGCTGCTGTCCTTCGGCTATCTCACCGGTACGGAGAAGACGGCCTCGCTGACCCCGTCCAGGACGGTGATCGCGGGCCTCCTCACGGTCGCGGTGCTGGTGCTGGTCGTGACGGCGATCCCCTTCCTAAGGAAGTTCGTGGTGACCCGCCTGCGGTCGCTGTTCGCCGGGGTCGTCCCGCGCATGCTCGACGTGCTCCAGCAGCCGATGAAGCTGCTCACCGGCATCGGCGGGATGCTGCTGCTGACCGGCACGTTCGTGATGTGCCTGGACGCGTCGATCCGGGCGTTCGACAACGGCAACCAGCAGCTGAGCTACGCGAGCATCGCGGTCGTCTTCCTGGCCGGCAACGCGCTGGGCTCGGCGGCGCCGACACCCGGCGGGGTGGGCGCCGTGGAGGGCGCGCTGACGCTGGGCCTGCTGGCGGTCGGCCTGCCCAAGGAGGTCGCGGCGCCCGCGGTGCTGCTGTTCCGCCTGATGACGCTGTGGCTGCCGGTGCTGCCGGGCTGGGTGTCGTTCAACCACCTCACCCGCAAGGGAGCCCTGTAG
- the moeZ gene encoding adenylyltransferase/sulfurtransferase MoeZ produces MSLPPLVEPAAELTVDEVRRYSRHLIIPDVGMDGQKRLKNAKVLCVGAGGLGSPALMYLAAAGVGTLGIVEFDEVDESNLQRQIIHSQADIGRSKAQSARDSVLGINPYVNVVLHEERLEAENVMDIFAQYDLIVDGTDNFATRYLVNDACVLLNKPYVWGSIYRFDGQASVFWSEHGPCYRCLYPEPPPPGMVPSCAEGGVLGVLCASIGSIQVTEAIKVLTGVGESLVGRLMIYDALEMQYRQVKVRKDPDCAVCGENPTVTELIDYEAFCGVVSEEAQEAAAGSTITPKQLKEWMDDGENIEVIDVREPNEYEIVSIPGAKLIPKNEFIMGTALAGLPQDKKIVLHCKTGVRSAEVLAVLKSAGFSDAVHVGGGVIGWVNTIEPEKPVY; encoded by the coding sequence GTGTCGCTGCCCCCCTTGGTCGAGCCCGCTGCGGAGCTCACCGTCGACGAGGTCCGCAGGTACTCCCGTCATCTGATCATCCCGGACGTCGGGATGGACGGGCAGAAGCGGCTGAAGAACGCGAAGGTGCTGTGTGTGGGGGCCGGTGGCCTCGGCTCGCCGGCCCTGATGTATCTGGCGGCGGCCGGTGTCGGCACGCTCGGCATCGTCGAGTTCGACGAGGTCGACGAGTCGAACCTCCAGCGCCAGATCATCCACAGCCAGGCCGACATCGGCCGGTCCAAGGCGCAGTCCGCCCGTGACTCCGTCCTCGGGATCAACCCCTATGTGAACGTTGTCCTCCACGAAGAGCGGCTCGAGGCCGAGAACGTGATGGACATCTTCGCGCAGTACGACCTGATCGTGGACGGCACGGACAACTTCGCCACCCGCTATCTCGTCAACGACGCCTGCGTGCTGCTGAACAAGCCGTACGTGTGGGGTTCGATCTACCGCTTCGACGGCCAGGCCAGCGTCTTCTGGTCCGAGCACGGTCCCTGCTACCGCTGCCTCTACCCGGAGCCCCCGCCCCCCGGCATGGTCCCCTCCTGCGCCGAGGGCGGCGTGCTGGGCGTGCTCTGCGCGTCCATCGGGTCCATCCAGGTGACCGAGGCGATCAAGGTCCTCACGGGCGTCGGCGAGTCGCTCGTCGGGCGCCTGATGATCTACGACGCCCTGGAGATGCAGTACCGCCAGGTCAAGGTCCGCAAGGACCCGGACTGCGCGGTCTGCGGCGAGAACCCGACCGTCACCGAGCTGATCGACTACGAGGCCTTCTGCGGCGTCGTGTCCGAGGAGGCCCAGGAGGCGGCCGCCGGCTCGACCATCACTCCGAAGCAGCTCAAGGAGTGGATGGACGACGGCGAGAACATCGAGGTCATCGACGTACGGGAGCCGAACGAGTACGAGATCGTCTCGATCCCCGGAGCCAAGCTGATCCCGAAGAACGAGTTCATCATGGGCACGGCCCTGGCGGGTCTGCCGCAGGACAAGAAGATCGTCCTGCACTGCAAGACGGGCGTCCGCAGCGCCGAGGTCCTGGCCGTCCTCAAGTCGGCGGGCTTCTCGGACGCGGTGCACGTCGGCGGCGGCGTCATCGGCTGGGTCAACACGATCGAGCCGGAGAAGCCGGTCTACTAG
- a CDS encoding alpha/beta hydrolase, whose translation MPTPSARRTAPLAAVTAAVTAAALLAVTGCSDSAGSAGARPVGGDSGARNGPTDLATQRLHWTACKAPSAAQGGGTAPSPLPGGVRWQCASMDVPLDYAKPDGDTIKLALIRAEARDRSKRLGSLVFNFGGPGGSGITALPSFAPDYETLRGRYDLVSFDPRGVGRSDGVECESDRQLDTYYAQDATPDTAAEEKTFTKNLTAYASACEKNSGRALPHVGTTNAARDMETMRQVLGDRKLNYFGISYGTELGGVYAHLFPKSVGRTVFDAVVDPSQDSEQGSLGQARGFQLALDNFAKDCVSRGNACKLPGTTPKQIEAFVTGLLGRLDKKPIAGIGTRKLTQTEATNGIAQTLYSQEFWPLLEQGLDEAEGGSGALLLALSDSMNGRDQLGRYSNLQAANAAINCVDSKERYTLAQTKARLPEFRKASPVFGDFLGWGLMSCSKWPVPGRWTHPDVAAPGAAPILVIGNTGDPATPYAGARAMVDALGKGVGVELTYKGQGHGAYNSGNACVQKAVNGFLLNGKPPAANTVCS comes from the coding sequence ATGCCGACCCCCTCCGCCCGGCGCACCGCGCCGCTCGCCGCTGTCACCGCCGCCGTCACCGCCGCCGCCCTCCTGGCCGTCACCGGATGCTCCGACAGCGCGGGCTCCGCCGGCGCGCGTCCCGTCGGCGGGGACAGCGGCGCCAGGAACGGGCCCACGGACCTCGCCACCCAGCGGCTGCACTGGACGGCCTGCAAGGCGCCCAGCGCCGCGCAGGGCGGCGGTACGGCCCCGTCGCCGCTCCCCGGAGGTGTCCGGTGGCAGTGCGCGTCCATGGACGTGCCCCTCGACTACGCGAAGCCGGACGGCGACACGATCAAGTTGGCGCTGATCCGCGCCGAGGCCCGCGACAGGAGCAAGCGGCTGGGCTCGCTCGTGTTCAACTTCGGCGGCCCGGGCGGTTCCGGGATCACCGCGCTGCCGTCCTTCGCCCCCGACTACGAGACCCTGCGCGGCCGGTACGACCTGGTCAGCTTCGACCCGCGCGGGGTGGGCCGCAGCGACGGCGTGGAGTGCGAGAGCGACCGGCAGCTCGACACGTACTACGCGCAGGACGCCACGCCCGACACGGCGGCGGAGGAGAAGACGTTCACCAAGAACCTCACGGCGTACGCGTCGGCCTGCGAGAAGAACTCGGGCCGGGCGCTGCCCCACGTGGGCACGACGAACGCCGCGCGGGACATGGAGACGATGCGCCAGGTGCTCGGCGACAGGAAGCTGAACTACTTCGGGATCTCGTACGGCACCGAGCTGGGCGGCGTCTACGCCCACCTGTTCCCGAAGTCGGTCGGCAGGACGGTCTTCGACGCGGTGGTAGACCCGAGCCAGGACTCCGAGCAGGGCTCGCTCGGGCAGGCGCGCGGCTTCCAGCTGGCGCTGGACAACTTCGCCAAGGACTGCGTGTCGCGGGGCAACGCGTGCAAGTTGCCGGGTACGACCCCGAAGCAGATCGAGGCGTTCGTCACCGGGCTGCTCGGCCGGCTCGACAAGAAGCCCATCGCGGGGATCGGCACGCGGAAGCTGACGCAGACCGAGGCCACCAACGGCATCGCCCAGACCCTGTACTCGCAGGAGTTCTGGCCGCTGCTGGAGCAGGGGCTCGACGAGGCGGAGGGGGGCAGCGGGGCCCTGCTGCTGGCCCTGTCGGACTCGATGAACGGCCGCGACCAGCTGGGCCGCTACAGCAACCTCCAGGCGGCGAACGCGGCGATCAACTGCGTGGACTCCAAGGAGCGTTACACCCTGGCGCAGACCAAGGCGAGGCTGCCGGAGTTCCGGAAGGCGTCGCCCGTCTTCGGGGACTTCCTGGGCTGGGGCCTGATGTCCTGCTCGAAGTGGCCGGTGCCGGGCCGCTGGACCCACCCGGACGTGGCCGCGCCGGGCGCCGCCCCGATCCTGGTCATCGGCAACACCGGCGACCCCGCCACGCCGTACGCGGGCGCGAGGGCGATGGTGGACGCGCTGGGCAAGGGCGTCGGCGTGGAACTCACGTACAAGGGCCAGGGCCACGGCGCGTACAACAGCGGCAACGCCTGCGTCCAGAAGGCCGTGAACGGCTTCCTGCTCAACGGAAAGCCCCCTGCCGCCAACACGGTCTGTTCCTAG
- a CDS encoding NAD-dependent epimerase/dehydratase family protein, which yields MRVLLLGANGFLGRFVADRLLADPAVHLTALGRGDDADVRFDLAGGSPGALTRFLDAVHPGVVINCAGATRGGARELVRHNTVAVATVCEALRRSGCGARLVQLGCASEYGPSPQGSSTAEDAMPRPGGPYGVSKLAASELVLGSGLDAVVLRVFSPVGPGTPAGSPLGRLAEAMRRAMQSGDGELKLAGLGVQRDFVDVRDVARAVHAASLSAAQGVVNIGTGRAVKLRDAAAVLARVAGYAGALHELDAPGGPVRTGHSPLGAQRGEPLVEHLGIGPSPYPDGCGNWQQADVRTARDRLGWRPRINLEESLADIWMEAACRI from the coding sequence ATGAGGGTCCTGCTGCTCGGCGCCAACGGATTCCTCGGCCGCTTCGTGGCCGACCGGCTGCTCGCCGACCCCGCCGTACACCTCACCGCACTCGGCAGGGGCGACGACGCCGACGTACGGTTCGACCTCGCCGGCGGCAGCCCCGGCGCGCTCACCCGCTTCCTGGACGCCGTCCACCCCGGGGTGGTCATCAACTGCGCCGGCGCCACCCGCGGCGGCGCCCGCGAACTGGTCCGCCACAACACCGTCGCCGTCGCCACCGTCTGCGAGGCCCTGCGCCGAAGCGGCTGCGGCGCGCGCCTGGTCCAGCTCGGCTGCGCCTCCGAGTACGGGCCCTCCCCGCAGGGCTCGTCGACCGCCGAGGACGCCATGCCCCGCCCCGGCGGCCCGTACGGCGTGAGCAAGCTCGCCGCGTCCGAACTCGTCCTCGGCTCCGGCCTCGACGCCGTCGTCCTGCGGGTGTTCTCGCCCGTCGGCCCCGGCACCCCGGCCGGCTCCCCGCTCGGCCGCCTCGCGGAGGCCATGCGCCGCGCCATGCAGTCCGGCGACGGCGAACTGAAACTCGCCGGCCTCGGCGTGCAGCGCGACTTCGTGGACGTACGGGACGTGGCGCGCGCGGTCCACGCCGCCTCCCTCTCCGCCGCGCAGGGCGTCGTCAACATCGGCACCGGACGCGCCGTGAAGCTCCGCGACGCCGCCGCCGTCCTGGCCAGGGTCGCGGGCTACGCGGGCGCCCTCCACGAACTGGACGCGCCCGGCGGCCCGGTCCGTACCGGCCACTCGCCCCTCGGCGCGCAGCGCGGTGAACCGCTCGTGGAACACCTGGGCATCGGGCCCTCCCCGTACCCCGACGGCTGCGGCAACTGGCAGCAGGCGGACGTACGCACCGCCCGCGACCGCCTCGGCTGGCGCCCCCGCATCAACCTGGAGGAGTCCCTCGCGGACATCTGGATGGAGGCGGCGTGCCGTATCTGA
- a CDS encoding amidohydrolase family protein, with protein sequence MIMRIRGVVLPEREERTFWVDGERLRSEPPAGAAAKRVETVVDGGWLLPGLVDVHTHPGAESPDNRFDEALLRRHLSEHRDAGVLLVRTPGTVARMPDWVDAEAELPRVRSAGQWLATPGRFVPGAGRDVGEHELAGAAVEEATASSGWCKVIGDWRWDEPAVPLDVLKATVDAVHAVGGRVAVHCQTAEGSRNAVLAGADSLEHGMHLDPDLVDLMAGQGTAYIPTLSAFAGSAEVWRGRDPSAQRSNWLLGWQRMIDNVRLAHEAGVTVLAGTDTFPCGTVAAESRWLLRAGMPAEDALGAASWTARAWLGLPGLTDGAPADLVAYDRDPIAEPEVLGQPKRVMLRGRLMR encoded by the coding sequence ATGATCATGCGTATACGCGGTGTTGTACTGCCCGAGCGCGAGGAGCGCACGTTCTGGGTCGACGGGGAGCGGCTGCGGTCCGAGCCGCCCGCCGGGGCGGCGGCGAAGCGGGTGGAGACCGTCGTGGACGGCGGATGGTTGTTGCCGGGTCTGGTCGACGTCCATACGCATCCAGGGGCCGAGAGTCCGGACAACAGGTTCGACGAGGCCTTGTTGCGGCGGCACTTGTCGGAGCACAGGGACGCCGGCGTGCTGTTGGTACGGACACCGGGGACCGTGGCGCGGATGCCCGACTGGGTCGACGCGGAAGCAGAGCTGCCCCGCGTTCGATCGGCGGGGCAGTGGTTGGCGACGCCCGGGCGCTTCGTTCCCGGGGCGGGGCGGGATGTCGGTGAGCACGAGTTGGCGGGGGCGGCGGTCGAGGAGGCCACGGCTTCGTCGGGGTGGTGCAAGGTCATCGGTGACTGGCGGTGGGACGAGCCCGCGGTGCCTCTGGACGTGTTGAAGGCAACGGTGGACGCCGTGCATGCCGTGGGTGGGCGGGTGGCCGTGCACTGCCAGACCGCTGAGGGCTCCCGGAACGCCGTCCTCGCCGGAGCCGACAGCCTTGAACACGGGATGCACCTCGATCCGGATCTCGTGGACCTGATGGCCGGGCAGGGCACTGCCTACATACCGACGCTCTCGGCGTTCGCCGGGAGCGCGGAGGTCTGGCGGGGCCGCGATCCGAGCGCGCAGCGCTCGAACTGGCTCCTGGGCTGGCAGCGCATGATCGACAACGTGCGCCTGGCACACGAAGCGGGCGTCACCGTCCTCGCCGGGACGGACACCTTTCCCTGCGGCACCGTCGCCGCCGAGTCCCGATGGCTGCTCCGGGCGGGGATGCCCGCGGAGGACGCGCTCGGGGCGGCCTCGTGGACGGCGCGGGCCTGGCTGGGGCTGCCGGGCCTGACCGACGGAGCGCCCGCCGATCTCGTCGCGTACGACCGGGACCCCATCGCGGAGCCCGAGGTCCTGGGACAGCCGAAGCGAGTGATGCTGCGGGGTCGGCTGATGCGCTGA
- a CDS encoding HIT family protein, translated as MTTRDCYACRKEAEFDTLPPRECVVHDQHWRVAHAFNTALPGWLVLLPRRHVVAVHDLTDAEASALGMWQVKLSRTLRDVTGCAKTYIVQFAEAEGFAHVHFHIVPRMADLKPEHHGPGIFELLRGPEQDRVTAGRADDMAHSLRARLQGHPNAR; from the coding sequence ATGACGACTCGCGATTGCTACGCATGCCGCAAGGAAGCGGAGTTCGACACCCTTCCCCCACGCGAGTGCGTGGTGCATGACCAGCACTGGCGGGTGGCTCACGCCTTCAACACCGCGCTGCCCGGCTGGCTTGTGCTGCTGCCTCGGCGCCACGTCGTCGCCGTTCATGACCTCACGGACGCCGAGGCATCCGCCCTAGGGATGTGGCAGGTCAAGCTCTCCCGGACGCTGAGGGACGTGACGGGTTGCGCCAAGACCTACATCGTCCAATTCGCCGAAGCCGAGGGCTTCGCGCACGTGCACTTCCACATCGTGCCGCGCATGGCGGATCTGAAACCGGAGCATCACGGGCCGGGCATTTTCGAGCTCCTTCGGGGACCGGAGCAAGACCGGGTAACGGCCGGCCGGGCAGACGACATGGCCCACTCCCTCAGGGCCCGACTCCAGGGGCATCCGAACGCGCGGTAA
- a CDS encoding spherulation-specific family 4 protein: MPYLTSAGGRLSATGADRLGLGVPGYAHPLLARAEWAGLTRPGTPLHWAVLNVANGPGARPDPHCLEAAGRLGNAGVRVLGHLDLAYGERSFGEIVAEAHDYVDWYRVGGFYLDRCPATGSDLTDVRLTTATLEVVSGGGHIVLGHGTHPHPGYAGVADQLVTFSGPWDRYRWSQAAEWTADHPPERFVHLVHGVPRTHLDEAMRIARWQGAGTIFFTDRRERTGDGAGDRTGEHNPFETLPGYWDEIVSRVGPGVLE, translated from the coding sequence GTGCCGTATCTGACCAGCGCCGGCGGCCGTCTCTCCGCCACCGGCGCGGACCGTCTCGGCCTCGGCGTCCCCGGCTACGCGCACCCGCTGCTCGCCCGCGCCGAGTGGGCCGGGCTGACCCGCCCCGGTACGCCCCTGCACTGGGCCGTCCTCAACGTCGCGAACGGCCCCGGCGCCCGGCCCGACCCGCACTGCCTGGAGGCCGCGGGCCGCCTCGGCAACGCGGGCGTGCGGGTGCTCGGGCATCTCGACCTGGCGTACGGGGAGCGGTCGTTCGGCGAGATCGTCGCCGAGGCGCACGACTACGTCGACTGGTACCGGGTCGGCGGCTTCTACCTGGACCGGTGCCCCGCGACCGGCTCGGACCTGACCGACGTGCGGCTGACGACGGCCACCCTGGAGGTTGTGTCCGGCGGCGGCCACATCGTCCTCGGCCACGGGACCCACCCGCACCCCGGGTACGCCGGTGTCGCCGACCAACTGGTGACGTTCTCCGGTCCCTGGGACCGCTACCGCTGGTCGCAGGCGGCCGAGTGGACCGCCGACCACCCGCCGGAGCGCTTCGTCCACCTCGTCCACGGCGTCCCGCGCACCCACCTCGACGAGGCGATGCGGATCGCCCGCTGGCAGGGCGCGGGCACGATCTTCTTCACCGACCGCAGGGAGCGGACGGGGGACGGGGCGGGGGACAGGACGGGGGAGCACAACCCGTTCGAGACGCTGCCCGGCTACTGGGACGAAATCGTCTCGCGAGTCGGACCAGGTGTCTTGGAATGA
- a CDS encoding RCC1 domain-containing protein, with product MRPPHTGRRLAVAFCSLAVLLAPVAAHASAPAPAGQRGATVSAGTGLAQEKRLKSWGNNRSGQLGDGTWTDFRTTATTVLGLTSAEVVKIAAGGGGAANGHGLALLTDRTVQSWGANGSGQLGDGSVFSHNAPGQVVNLSDARDIAAGGWHSLALRDDGTVVAWGRNNYGQLGNGTHNDSSVPVRVEGLDKVTAVAAGLHHSLALREDGTVWAWGHNANGQLGDGTSAGRNVPAPVNGLTGVTRIAAGCDHNLALTGQPGDGADPTGGNAVKAWGHNATGQLGDNSTVNRYTPVDTQGIWLGGVAHIAAGCRHSLAVTDSDHKLKAWGQNTSGQLGDGTTDHRITPVPVPGLKGVQLLAGGREHTVALLGDGAVRSWGANGSGQLGNGTTTESSTPVTTLTALTGVDKIAAPVGGDFTFAN from the coding sequence GTGCGTCCCCCTCACACAGGTCGCCGGCTCGCCGTCGCGTTCTGCTCGCTCGCCGTCCTGCTCGCGCCCGTCGCCGCCCACGCGTCCGCCCCGGCTCCGGCCGGGCAGCGGGGCGCGACGGTGTCCGCCGGTACGGGACTCGCCCAGGAGAAGCGGCTGAAGTCCTGGGGCAACAACCGCTCCGGCCAGCTCGGTGACGGGACCTGGACCGACTTCCGGACCACGGCGACCACCGTGCTCGGGCTGACCAGCGCCGAGGTGGTGAAGATCGCCGCGGGAGGGGGCGGGGCGGCCAACGGTCACGGGCTGGCGCTCCTGACCGACCGCACCGTGCAGTCCTGGGGCGCCAACGGGTCGGGACAGCTCGGCGACGGTTCCGTGTTCTCCCACAACGCCCCGGGCCAGGTCGTCAACCTCTCCGACGCCCGGGACATCGCGGCGGGCGGGTGGCACAGCCTGGCCCTGCGGGACGACGGGACCGTGGTCGCCTGGGGCCGTAACAACTACGGTCAGCTCGGCAACGGCACCCACAACGACAGCAGCGTCCCGGTCAGGGTCGAGGGCCTCGACAAGGTGACCGCCGTCGCCGCGGGCCTCCACCACAGCCTCGCCCTGCGCGAGGACGGCACCGTGTGGGCCTGGGGCCACAACGCCAACGGCCAGCTGGGCGACGGTACGTCCGCCGGCCGGAACGTCCCGGCCCCGGTCAACGGCCTGACCGGGGTCACCCGGATCGCCGCCGGCTGCGACCACAACCTCGCGCTGACCGGGCAGCCGGGCGACGGCGCCGATCCCACCGGCGGCAACGCGGTGAAGGCGTGGGGCCACAACGCCACCGGCCAGCTCGGCGACAACAGCACCGTCAACCGCTACACCCCGGTCGACACCCAGGGCATCTGGCTCGGCGGGGTCGCACACATCGCGGCCGGCTGCCGCCACAGCCTCGCCGTGACCGACAGCGACCACAAGCTCAAGGCGTGGGGCCAGAACACGTCCGGGCAGCTCGGGGACGGCACCACCGACCACCGGATCACCCCGGTCCCGGTCCCGGGCCTGAAGGGCGTCCAACTCCTGGCCGGCGGCCGGGAGCACACCGTCGCCCTGCTCGGCGACGGCGCGGTCCGCTCCTGGGGCGCCAACGGCTCGGGCCAGCTGGGCAACGGCACCACCACCGAGAGCAGCACCCCCGTCACCACGCTGACCGCCCTGACCGGAGTCGACAAGATCGCCGCCCCGGTCGGCGGCGACTTCACCTTCGCCAACTGA